The segment AAAATTCGCGTGGCTCAAAACAAATGTCATCATTCCAAGCGAAGCGCGAATCAGACATTTCTCCACGATGATTGGCAGAGATGTCAATAAAGAAATTTCGACGTTAAGTCCACTTATGGACGCGCACCTGCTCACAGGAGATCGAGTCAACGCGACATTAGAACCTATTTCTTCGTTTGGAAACACCATTACTATCAGAAAGTTCGCGACAGAACCATGGACAATTACAGACTTTCTCAAATCAAAGACAATAGATTTTGAAACAGCTGCGTTAATCTGGATGTGCATGCAAAACGAGCTTTCGCTGCTCATCGCGGGAGGAACAGGGTCAGGAAAAACCTCGATGCTCAACGTCATCTCTTCATTTCTTCCACCAAATCAACGAGTCATCAGTATTGAAGATACGCGAGAATTGCAGCTTCCAAACACCCTTCATTGGGTTCCGTTAGAAACAAGACTCGCGAATCCAGAAGGAAAAGGCGGCGTCACGATGTTAGACCTCATCATCAACTCCCTGCGTATGAGACCGGATAGAATTATTATGGGAGAAGTCCGACGAGAGAAAGAAGCGGAAACATTGTTTGAAGCGATCCACACAGGACACAGCTGTTACGCGACGTTTCACGCGAATGACGCGTCAGAAACAGTCACGCGACTGACAAATCCACCCATTAACATCCCTAAATTGGTCTTGCCTGCGATGGCAGGAATTATTGTCCAGAACAGGAACAGAAGAACAAACAAAAGAAGATGTATGCAGTTCGCGGAATTATTGCCAAACGGAATGCCCAACATTATCAGACAGTATGATCCATTAGATGATACAACAAAGACAGTGGGACAGATGAAGGTCATCCCAAACACGCTAAGAATATTTACAGGAATGACACCGAAGATGATTGAAGAGGACCTCCACAAAAAAATGCGTATTCTGAAATGGATGGTCGATCATAATATTAGAAATCTCAATGACATTGGTGTTCTGATGGCGAAGTATTATAGGGGAAAATTGGTGTTGAAGTAATTATTCTAAGTACAATAGGAAATTTGATTTCTAACATATAAATAAGCAAAGAACAACAACAAAGGCAGCAAACACGGTCATTTTTCTTCGAAAAATGTCCTATTCGTAAAGGATTTTCCGGAACTTCGTAACCGAAAAATCCTCTACACTCAGTTTGCGCCATGTTGTTCTTTGCTTTAACGAAAAGAATCAAAGAAACCCGCCGCTGGCGCCGACGCACCGGGGGTTGCCCCATTCGGGGTGGTGCGTAGGACAAAATTCAGAGAATTTTGACCGTAGGCCGCCAGCTGCGGCGGGTTATGGAACATTATATCTTATCTTGTTTCAAAACCAAGTCTCTGAACAAAACTTATATATAGCTTCATTCCAAAAAACAACCAAAGAGGTGTCTCCCTATCGTTGATATTATTCATCAGGTTGCAAGCACGTTCCCGCATCTGAAAGAAGAGCTGCGAAAAGCGCACATTAAACTTCGACCAGACATGTTTGTCAAGAAGACACTCCAACTTGCCGCGATGTTCGCGCTCAGCACACTTATCCTTTTATTTTTCTTCTTTGAAATCGCGGGAATCTCTCTCTTATATCTTCTCCTTTTACTCCCCTTCATCTGCATCGGCTACTTTTTCTTTTTCATGATGTCACCAAAGAACATCATCAACAAGAGAAAAAGAGAACTCGATCAGGAAGTCCTTTTTGCAGGAAGATTCCTTCTCGTCAAAGTGCATTCCGGAAGACCGCTCCTCAACGCGTTGATTGAAGGATCCCAAAGCTATGGCATCGCAAGCAAATATTTCAAAGAAATTGTTGAAGATATTAACCTTGGAACTCCTATTGAGAAAGCATTAGACAATGCAGTCAAATATTCTCCATCCGAAAAATATAGGCGCATCCTCTTCCAAATCAGCACTGCGCTCAAAGTAGGTATTGACGTTTCTATCCCATTAAGCAACGCGATTGACGAGATTACCGCGGAACAACTCACGGAAATCCAACGATATGGGAAAAAGCTCAACTCCCTTGCGTTATTTTACATGCTCCTCGCGATTGTCCTTCCCTCTATTGGCATGGCAATTTTTGTTGTTGTGGGCGGTCTTTTAGGGCTTCCTATTGAACGAAATTTATTTTTGGTAGTCACAGGCGCGTTGGTGATTGTCCAACTTATTTTTGTCTCTGTGTTCAAAGCATCGCGATTGAGTGTGAACTTATGAGGGATTCATGAAACAACTCCTATACATCAACGAATTTGGAAAAGCGTTTATCCCTGAACGAATACGTCCAAAATTGCGAAATTATTTACTCAAAGCAGGAATAGTTGAAGTGCCGTATTGGTTCTTTGGTATCTTATTTTACATCACTTATCTCCTGACGTTTTTAGTGTATTTTTACGGATTCTGGGGAACAATTTCTGAGCAAACAGGAATCCTTGTCTTTCTTTATGTATTCCTCATCTGGGTAGTAATTCCACTCGCGTTTATTGCGTTATTCATGCTCTTCATGTATATGTATCTCGATATCAAGATATTTAACAGAACAAAAAAGATGGAAGATGTCTTGCCTGACTTTTTGCAGGAAGTTTCCTCCAATCTCAAGGGAGGACTTGCGTTTGAAAAATCATTATGGGTTGCGATCAAGCCCCGTTTTGGCATTCTCGCGAATGAAATCGCGCTTGCGGCAAAAAAAGTTATGACAGGAACAGATGTGGATATTGCGCTCAACGAGTTTGCGAACAAGTACAATTCGCCGATGCTCAAGCGAGCGATGGAATTGATTGTCAGCGAAATTCAAAGCGGAGGAAAAGTCGCGGACATTATTGATCGTGTTGTTGAAAACCTCAAAAAAACAAAAGCGTTGAAGGATGAGATGACTGCGTCTGTGTTGACGTACATGATTTTTATTGGCGCGATTGTCATCTTTATTTCTCCAATGCTCTTCGCGCTTGCGTACAACCTCCTGATTGTTATTAGTAAAGTCGCGGCGCTGCTTGCCACAACAGCGGCAACAGGAGGCACAACTGGTTTACTTTCCAACATTGGAAATATTAATGTCAATAAAGAGGATTTCGTCTGGTTCAGCAGAATTGCGTTAGGAGTGATTGCGTTCTTTTCTTCGATGATCGTCTCCATTATTGAGAAAGGGAATATTCGGGGAGGGGTCAAGTATATTCCCATATTTATCGTGAGTACTGAAGTAGTGTACATTATCGCATTAAAGATTATGACTGCTGTGGTGACTGCGTTTATTACGTTTTGAGACTAAAAGAGAAAAAAAATCTTGTGAAAAAAAGAAAAAATCAAACAGAAAGATATTTTCTTGTGGTAATATCTTCTGCTCTATAACGCTGGAACATTGCATGACGCGCAAGGTCTTCCATAACCATCTGATCAATAACATGTTGTGGAGCAGTTGCTGTTTCTTTAGCTCTATGGAGAACTTCTCCGACAAGTGATTTCAAAGATCGAACAACATGTAGGGGCCTATCCCTAATAAAAACACCGCCTAATGATGCTTTTACATCATCACGTTCGTAAATAGTGTTTAGAATTCCTCCAAGATTAACGAGGTAGTCCGGACCATACGCAATTTGATGTGCAACAATATAATCATCAACAACCTGCCGTTGTTGTGGATGTCTTTGGTTGTTTGCTCCGCCAACAATAACGCGACAACCATGCTCATGCAATGTTTTAATAGAATCTTCAGTAAGGATTTGTCCACCTGCGTTTGGTGAGAAGACATCCATTCCTAAAGTATAAAACAATTGTATATCCGCAGGAGAAGTAATTTGGTGAAGAACATAATCAGTTCCTTCAACTTTTCCATTTCGTAAAAGAAGTTTTCTTGCTTTATCAAGAGCTGTAGAAGAACTGTCTGCGAGATGAAGCATTTTTGTATGATGGCCATCTTCTAATATCCTTTCAAGAAGCCGATAACCTACTTTTCCGAGTCCTTGTATCCCTATTGTTTTTAGTCGAAGACGATCTTTTTTCCAAACAGATTGTGCTGCGCCAAGCATACTGTAATAAACACCTTCTGCAGTAACAATAGAAGGATCACCAGAACCTCCGACTCGTTCAGATAAACAAGCAACTGGAACATGAACTCCCCTTGCAAGAAGATCAGAACGAACAAATTCCATAACAGCAGTATCTGTGTACATGTCTGGAGCAAAAATATATCTTCCATCTAATGCTGCAACAACGTCTACATCTTTTCCGTAAAGTGTTTTTTCAAAAGAAGTTAATTCTTCTGAAGTTCTTCCTTTACGAATAGGGCAAAGTCGCTCAAGAAGTCCAGGAGATGCAAGAGCAAGTGAAGAAAGTCCATCAACATAATTTCCTGACTTTCCGCCACCCATGCGAGATGCAAGAAGTTCTGCTTCAGTAACATGATCTCCTGTAAGCGCTCGGCGGATGAGAAGAAGATCGAAAGCACCCCACTTAAAGGACATACCACGTGCTAATTCTTTTACATCCCTTATACCTGTAACACCATTTGAAACATCTTCAAGGTCAAGAGTGTAATCTTTATTTCCTAACTCCGCATAAGGAAGTAGTCGCGTACCGCCAAGTGCTGGTCGAACAAAAGAACCATCCTCACGATAAAAAAGAGCAGAAAGAAGTGTATTGTGAACTGCAACTACATAGGTAAGAGCACGATCTTGTCCTTCAACAAGAACAGTCCCTAATGGCTTGACATGAATTTCTTCATGCGCGTCATGACCCATTGTTTCAGAAACAGATGCAAGCATCTCTGTATCTGGTTGAAGTTGTGAAAAATGCCGCAGCTCCGGTAAAGAAGTGCAATCCGTACGAACTGTAAAACCATATGCTCTATTAACCAAAGTCATCGCCCCCAGTTTTTTGAAAAGTAATTACTTGTAATTTCTAAAAGAGAGAGAGAAACAAACTATATAAAGTTTCTTATAGGCGTGAAATCAAGCACACATGAATTACCCAAACAATAAAGCAAACGGATTGCCGAGATAATTCACGACAAGAGCGAACAACAATCCCCCTAAGAAAAACATGCTAATAAAGCCCCAGAGTTTCTGCGCGCGGGTCTTGTCATCAAACATACTGTGCAATGCAGTTTGCAACATTCTTCCCCCATCTACAATACCGAGAGGGAGCAAGTTCGCGAGACCAATAAACAAATTCAGCAAGAATAACCACTTGATAAAGCCGCGGAACCAGTAATAAACACCTGCGATACCCGCGTATTCTGTATTAATCCGTCGTTCATTTTGTGTGGGTTTAATGCCCATGAATCCTTTTTCAGGATTATCTGATCGCGGGATAGCGGTAAAGGTATATTCTCCTTTATCTGTGCCAAGTGTTACTTCTTGATCAGGAACAAGGCAG is part of the Candidatus Woesearchaeota archaeon genome and harbors:
- a CDS encoding CpaF family protein, producing MADEKVQLDTYKLNVNNVLVEVSIVQYEEDVVPRYIVNITNMSKTTKLILEKIREEFISEVGVGVVELSESGGVETIKIEFRKELTKLLKKYFPNADEQTKDMLINYVIEQNLGLGNIEILLKDSNIEEIVVNSAKEPVWIYHKKFAWLKTNVIIPSEARIRHFSTMIGRDVNKEISTLSPLMDAHLLTGDRVNATLEPISSFGNTITIRKFATEPWTITDFLKSKTIDFETAALIWMCMQNELSLLIAGGTGSGKTSMLNVISSFLPPNQRVISIEDTRELQLPNTLHWVPLETRLANPEGKGGVTMLDLIINSLRMRPDRIIMGEVRREKEAETLFEAIHTGHSCYATFHANDASETVTRLTNPPINIPKLVLPAMAGIIVQNRNRRTNKRRCMQFAELLPNGMPNIIRQYDPLDDTTKTVGQMKVIPNTLRIFTGMTPKMIEEDLHKKMRILKWMVDHNIRNLNDIGVLMAKYYRGKLVLK
- a CDS encoding type II secretion system F family protein gives rise to the protein MFVKKTLQLAAMFALSTLILLFFFFEIAGISLLYLLLLLPFICIGYFFFFMMSPKNIINKRKRELDQEVLFAGRFLLVKVHSGRPLLNALIEGSQSYGIASKYFKEIVEDINLGTPIEKALDNAVKYSPSEKYRRILFQISTALKVGIDVSIPLSNAIDEITAEQLTEIQRYGKKLNSLALFYMLLAIVLPSIGMAIFVVVGGLLGLPIERNLFLVVTGALVIVQLIFVSVFKASRLSVNL
- a CDS encoding type II secretion system F family protein, with the translated sequence MKQLLYINEFGKAFIPERIRPKLRNYLLKAGIVEVPYWFFGILFYITYLLTFLVYFYGFWGTISEQTGILVFLYVFLIWVVIPLAFIALFMLFMYMYLDIKIFNRTKKMEDVLPDFLQEVSSNLKGGLAFEKSLWVAIKPRFGILANEIALAAKKVMTGTDVDIALNEFANKYNSPMLKRAMELIVSEIQSGGKVADIIDRVVENLKKTKALKDEMTASVLTYMIFIGAIVIFISPMLFALAYNLLIVISKVAALLATTAATGGTTGLLSNIGNINVNKEDFVWFSRIALGVIAFFSSMIVSIIEKGNIRGGVKYIPIFIVSTEVVYIIALKIMTAVVTAFITF
- a CDS encoding Glu/Leu/Phe/Val dehydrogenase, with the translated sequence MVNRAYGFTVRTDCTSLPELRHFSQLQPDTEMLASVSETMGHDAHEEIHVKPLGTVLVEGQDRALTYVVAVHNTLLSALFYREDGSFVRPALGGTRLLPYAELGNKDYTLDLEDVSNGVTGIRDVKELARGMSFKWGAFDLLLIRRALTGDHVTEAELLASRMGGGKSGNYVDGLSSLALASPGLLERLCPIRKGRTSEELTSFEKTLYGKDVDVVAALDGRYIFAPDMYTDTAVMEFVRSDLLARGVHVPVACLSERVGGSGDPSIVTAEGVYYSMLGAAQSVWKKDRLRLKTIGIQGLGKVGYRLLERILEDGHHTKMLHLADSSSTALDKARKLLLRNGKVEGTDYVLHQITSPADIQLFYTLGMDVFSPNAGGQILTEDSIKTLHEHGCRVIVGGANNQRHPQQRQVVDDYIVAHQIAYGPDYLVNLGGILNTIYERDDVKASLGGVFIRDRPLHVVRSLKSLVGEVLHRAKETATAPQHVIDQMVMEDLARHAMFQRYRAEDITTRKYLSV